In the genome of Streptomyces sp. NBC_00190, one region contains:
- a CDS encoding YbjQ family protein, with protein sequence MGIEDYGGGPGAQQTGVLVVTTNDVPGFRVEQVIGEVFGLTVRSRHLGSQIGAGLKSMIGGELKGLTKTLVETRNQAMDRLIEQAKSRGANAVLMMRFDVTDAADVGTEVCAYGTAVVLVPAST encoded by the coding sequence ATGGGTATCGAAGACTACGGCGGCGGACCCGGCGCGCAGCAGACCGGCGTCCTCGTCGTGACGACCAACGACGTCCCCGGCTTCCGGGTGGAGCAGGTGATCGGCGAGGTGTTCGGCCTCACCGTGCGCTCCCGCCACCTGGGCAGCCAGATCGGCGCGGGCCTGAAGTCGATGATCGGCGGAGAGCTCAAGGGCCTCACCAAGACCCTGGTGGAGACCCGCAACCAGGCCATGGACCGTCTCATCGAACAGGCGAAGTCGCGGGGCGCGAACGCCGTCCTGATGATGCGCTTCGACGTGACCGACGCCGCCGACGTCGGTACCGAGGTGTGCGCGTACGGGACCGCGGTCGTCCTCGTGCCCGCCTCCACCTGA
- a CDS encoding DoxX family protein: MTAHLERNQPYAVALFRIVTGLLFASHGAASLFGVLGGAHGGGTVPVGSWPGWYAAAIQLVAGALVLLGLGTRAAAFVASGSMAYAYFTVHQPGALWPLQNGGESSAMFCWAFLLLVFTGPGAFAVDSLFTSRASDRRSDDERSQEAVAA, encoded by the coding sequence ATGACCGCACATCTCGAAAGAAACCAGCCGTACGCCGTCGCCCTGTTCCGTATCGTCACGGGACTGCTGTTCGCCTCGCACGGCGCCGCCTCGCTCTTCGGCGTCCTCGGCGGCGCGCACGGCGGCGGCACGGTCCCCGTCGGAAGCTGGCCCGGCTGGTACGCCGCCGCCATCCAGCTGGTGGCCGGCGCCCTGGTCCTGCTGGGCCTCGGCACCAGGGCCGCCGCCTTCGTCGCCTCCGGCTCGATGGCGTACGCGTACTTCACCGTCCACCAGCCGGGCGCTCTCTGGCCGTTGCAGAACGGCGGCGAGTCGTCAGCGATGTTCTGCTGGGCCTTCCTCCTGCTGGTGTTCACCGGCCCGGGCGCGTTCGCCGTGGACAGCCTGTTCACCTCCCGCGCCTCCGACCGCCGGTCCGACGACGAACGCAGCCAGGAGGCCGTGGCCGCGTGA
- a CDS encoding epimerase: MNVILFGATGMIGRGVLRECLRDDSVTGVLAVGRSPLGVTHPKLRERVRSDPSELSAPDLDLAAYDACFFCLGVSSVGMKEEEYRRVTYDLTLAVARPLAAANPRLTFVYVSGEGTDSTERGRSMWASVKGRTENALLELPFQAYMFRPGIVQPVRGVPSKTRLYRTLYAVTAPLIPLLRRIAPDLVITTETLGRAMIAVATPGTEVPGRILRPRDINLLGAGRDQA; this comes from the coding sequence GTGAACGTCATCCTCTTCGGCGCCACCGGAATGATCGGCCGGGGCGTGCTCCGCGAATGCCTGCGCGACGACTCCGTCACCGGCGTCCTCGCCGTCGGCCGCAGCCCGCTCGGCGTCACCCACCCCAAACTGCGCGAGCGCGTCCGAAGCGACCCGTCCGAACTCTCGGCCCCGGACCTCGACCTGGCCGCGTACGACGCCTGCTTCTTCTGCCTCGGCGTCTCCTCCGTCGGCATGAAGGAGGAGGAGTACCGGCGCGTCACCTACGACCTGACGCTCGCGGTGGCCCGGCCCCTCGCCGCCGCCAACCCCCGCCTGACCTTCGTCTACGTGTCCGGCGAGGGCACGGACAGCACCGAGCGGGGCCGATCCATGTGGGCCAGCGTGAAGGGCAGGACCGAGAACGCCCTGCTCGAACTGCCCTTCCAGGCCTACATGTTCCGCCCCGGAATCGTCCAGCCGGTGCGCGGGGTGCCTTCCAAGACCCGGCTCTACCGGACCCTGTACGCCGTCACCGCGCCGCTGATCCCGCTGCTGCGCCGGATCGCGCCGGACCTCGTCATCACCACCGAGACACTGGGCCGCGCCATGATCGCCGTCGCCACACCGGGCACCGAGGTCCCCGGCCGCATCCTGCGCCCGAGGGACATCAACCTCCTGGGCGCGGGGCGCGACCAGGCGTAA
- a CDS encoding tellurite resistance/C4-dicarboxylate transporter family protein, whose amino-acid sequence MAAGILSVGLHLTGHEVVSLVALAIAAALWLVLAVDFASRLLADRGRFRADADTPGALTAVAATTVLGTRISLLGWQTAAAALLALAAVIWPELLLHVVRHWRRRMPGAVFLGCVATQGLAVLAATLAAAGRHDWLAWAALAAFCLGLLLYVAALALFDLREVVGGAGDHWVAGGALAISALAGSKLTASPVWTAGAHTALRIVTLVTLGLSLVWYAVLLGAELRHPRTHYDIRRWATVFPLGMTATACLSAAEPADVPWLRPLGEVLLWIAVGAWLLTFVSFLASHRAERAARRGGPPGTTTG is encoded by the coding sequence ATGGCCGCCGGCATCCTCTCCGTCGGCCTGCACCTGACCGGGCACGAGGTGGTCTCGCTGGTCGCGCTGGCCATCGCCGCGGCGCTGTGGCTGGTACTCGCCGTCGACTTCGCGTCCCGGCTGCTGGCGGACCGCGGGCGGTTCCGGGCCGACGCCGATACCCCGGGCGCGCTGACCGCCGTCGCCGCCACCACCGTGCTCGGAACCCGGATCTCGCTGCTCGGCTGGCAGACCGCGGCCGCCGCGCTGCTGGCGCTGGCCGCCGTGATCTGGCCGGAGCTCCTGCTGCACGTCGTACGGCACTGGCGGCGGCGCATGCCGGGGGCGGTGTTCCTCGGCTGCGTCGCCACCCAGGGGCTCGCCGTACTCGCCGCCACCCTCGCCGCCGCCGGCCGCCACGACTGGCTGGCCTGGGCGGCGCTGGCCGCCTTCTGCCTCGGCCTGCTGCTCTACGTGGCGGCCCTGGCCCTCTTCGACCTCCGCGAGGTCGTGGGCGGCGCGGGCGACCACTGGGTGGCGGGCGGCGCGCTCGCCATCTCCGCCCTGGCCGGCTCCAAGCTCACGGCGTCACCCGTATGGACCGCGGGAGCGCACACGGCCCTGCGGATCGTCACGCTGGTGACGCTCGGCCTCTCCCTCGTCTGGTACGCCGTCCTCCTCGGCGCCGAACTGCGCCATCCCCGGACGCACTACGACATCCGGCGCTGGGCCACCGTCTTCCCGCTCGGCATGACGGCGACCGCCTGCCTCTCCGCGGCGGAGCCGGCCGACGTGCCCTGGCTGCGCCCGCTCGGCGAGGTCCTCCTCTGGATCGCCGTCGGAGCCTGGCTGCTGACCTTCGTGTCGTTCCTCGCCTCCCACCGGGCCGAGCGCGCCGCGCGACGGGGCGGCCCACCGGGGACGACGACCGGATGA
- a CDS encoding VOC family protein, translating into MAYTFQVTIDCADPHPLADWWADALGWEAEPSDEGFIRGLIAAGHASEADTTTHNGTLVWKIGAAIRHPEGLERAPRILFQLVPEPKTVKNRVHLDVRIGSDDPKTVVDRLLAKGATFLHDGRVGPSAWTTLADPQGNELCITHQADFM; encoded by the coding sequence ATGGCATACACGTTCCAGGTGACCATCGACTGCGCCGACCCCCACCCCCTCGCCGACTGGTGGGCCGACGCCCTCGGCTGGGAGGCGGAGCCGAGCGACGAGGGCTTCATCCGCGGCCTGATCGCCGCGGGCCACGCGAGCGAGGCCGACACCACCACCCACAACGGCACCCTCGTGTGGAAGATCGGCGCCGCCATCCGCCACCCGGAAGGCCTGGAACGCGCCCCGCGGATCCTGTTCCAGCTCGTCCCCGAGCCCAAGACGGTCAAGAACCGCGTCCACCTCGACGTCCGCATCGGCTCCGACGACCCCAAGACCGTCGTCGACCGGCTGCTCGCCAAGGGCGCGACCTTCCTCCACGACGGCCGGGTGGGCCCCTCGGCGTGGACCACCCTCGCCGACCCGCAGGGCAACGAGCTGTGCATCACCCACCAAGCGGACTTCATGTGA
- a CDS encoding NTP pyrophosphohydrolase: protein MTGVLIVDAANVVGSVPDGWWRDRRGAAERLRDRLAARGGDEEIILVVEGAARGVESVPGVRVDPAPGSGDDRIVELAAAHAGRDCIVVTADRELRERVRAYGVRCVGPRAVRPDR, encoded by the coding sequence GTGACGGGCGTGCTGATCGTCGATGCCGCGAACGTCGTCGGCTCGGTACCGGACGGCTGGTGGCGGGACCGGCGGGGCGCGGCCGAGCGGCTGCGCGACCGGCTGGCGGCGCGGGGCGGCGACGAGGAGATCATCCTCGTCGTCGAGGGCGCCGCCCGGGGCGTCGAGTCCGTGCCCGGCGTGCGGGTGGACCCGGCGCCCGGGAGCGGTGACGACCGGATCGTCGAGCTGGCCGCGGCCCACGCGGGGCGCGACTGCATCGTGGTCACGGCCGACCGCGAACTGCGCGAACGGGTCCGGGCGTACGGTGTGCGGTGCGTGGGGCCGCGCGCCGTACGCCCGGACCGCTGA
- a CDS encoding response regulator transcription factor, translating into MTGAPEARAIRVLLVDDQPLVRSGLRVLIADTTDLEVVGEAGTGAEAVRRAAELRPDVVVMDIRMPGMDGIEATRLITGETGAVRVLVLTTFDEDEHVYGALRAGASGFAVKDMALEDILAAIRVVAAGDALIAPGVTRRLIADIVRGPGPGAGPAAGEGGFRAVAGITEREREVLTLVGRGRSNAEIAEELFISAATAKSHVARLFSKLGARDRVHLVITAYEMGLVAPPSR; encoded by the coding sequence ATGACCGGCGCACCCGAGGCGCGGGCGATCCGCGTCCTGCTCGTGGACGACCAGCCGCTGGTCCGGTCGGGCCTGCGCGTCCTCATCGCCGACACCACCGACCTGGAGGTCGTCGGCGAGGCCGGCACGGGCGCCGAGGCGGTCCGCCGAGCCGCTGAACTGCGCCCGGACGTCGTGGTGATGGACATCCGGATGCCCGGCATGGACGGGATCGAGGCGACCCGGCTGATCACCGGGGAGACGGGGGCGGTCCGCGTCCTGGTGCTGACCACCTTCGACGAGGACGAGCACGTCTACGGGGCGCTGCGCGCCGGTGCGAGCGGATTCGCCGTCAAGGACATGGCCCTGGAGGACATCCTCGCGGCGATCCGGGTGGTCGCCGCGGGAGACGCCCTCATCGCACCGGGGGTGACGCGCCGCCTGATCGCGGACATCGTCCGGGGGCCCGGCCCCGGCGCGGGGCCCGCGGCGGGGGAAGGCGGGTTCCGGGCGGTCGCGGGGATCACCGAGCGGGAGCGGGAGGTCCTCACCCTGGTGGGGCGGGGCCGGTCGAACGCGGAGATTGCCGAGGAACTGTTCATCTCGGCGGCCACGGCCAAGTCGCATGTGGCGCGCCTGTTCAGCAAGCTCGGCGCGCGGGACCGGGTCCATCTCGTGATCACCGCCTACGAGATGGGCCTGGTCGCGCCGCCGTCGCGCTAG
- a CDS encoding phosphatase domain-containing protein has translation MSQDHLTLHDLLPAQALADAIDAGYVTRKSHPELPLSIYTYSRTAQYERVWNQVTTRCRGLVADDTTGAIVALPLPKFFNVGEHESGQPYAPALPDEPFEVYDKVDGSLAVVFHYADRWRVASKGSFISAQATWAQRLLDTKDTAALRPGTTYLAEILYPQNRIVVDYGDRRDLVLLAAFGADGTEVPLAEAAPHWEGIGSVVTVWPAMPLDELIALTESNTLPGGATTTGIDAEGFVLRFASGVRAKAKLSEYVRLHKVLTGVTERDIWRGHGIQRFAGLPAKQLAQGLNCTVADIEASGGKPLDALLEQVPDEFDTWVREVIARLEDATARHERAVDEAYAGLAHLAADRGAFARAVQQLGDRSIRAAMFMRLDGRPTELTSWRQVRPETGDAYVTDEENTAVSEAVPGSTPAEVRPAPARQAAPRVPAPAADRLVESDRPEAPLPVVHVMTGLPASGKTTAARALQAQSGGRMRRVNLDDLRSMLDLPDPERGRSWAHEQTALAVQDAAVRAAVDGGFDVVVDNTHLTKHIPKRLKAAVGGLATFVVHDFTDVPLEECLRRDAARENQVGEEIIRVLADKHQKARKGGWRLTAEWLNGTSGGTAVPPVREYVADPALPAAVLCDIDGTLALTGDRGPYDFSRCEFDLLNEPVRHALDAFRRADGDVIVLLSGRSEEFRTQTESWLRRHQVPYDELWMRAAGDTRRDDLVKAELFDAHVRHRYAVRVSLDDRDRVVAVWRRMGLPTWQVNYGDF, from the coding sequence ATGAGCCAGGACCACCTGACTCTGCATGACCTGCTGCCCGCTCAGGCGCTGGCGGACGCGATCGACGCCGGGTACGTGACCCGCAAGTCGCACCCCGAACTGCCGCTGTCCATCTACACGTACTCGAGGACGGCCCAGTACGAGCGCGTCTGGAACCAGGTCACCACGCGCTGCCGCGGACTCGTCGCCGACGACACCACCGGCGCGATCGTCGCCCTGCCGCTGCCGAAGTTCTTCAACGTCGGCGAGCACGAGTCGGGTCAGCCGTACGCCCCCGCCCTCCCGGACGAGCCGTTCGAGGTGTACGACAAGGTCGACGGCAGCCTCGCCGTCGTCTTCCACTACGCGGACCGCTGGCGGGTCGCCTCCAAGGGCTCCTTCATCAGCGCCCAGGCCACCTGGGCCCAGCGCCTCCTCGACACCAAGGACACCGCGGCCCTGCGCCCGGGCACCACGTACCTCGCCGAGATCCTTTACCCGCAGAACCGGATCGTCGTCGACTACGGCGACCGCCGGGACCTCGTCCTGCTCGCCGCGTTCGGGGCGGACGGCACCGAGGTCCCGCTCGCCGAGGCCGCGCCCCACTGGGAGGGCATCGGCTCCGTCGTGACCGTCTGGCCCGCCATGCCGCTCGACGAGCTGATCGCGCTGACCGAGTCCAACACCCTGCCCGGCGGCGCCACGACCACCGGCATCGACGCGGAGGGCTTCGTGCTGCGCTTCGCCTCGGGCGTGCGCGCCAAGGCGAAGTTGTCCGAGTACGTACGCCTGCACAAGGTGCTCACCGGCGTCACCGAGCGGGACATCTGGCGCGGACACGGCATCCAGCGGTTCGCCGGCCTGCCCGCCAAGCAGCTCGCCCAGGGCCTGAACTGCACGGTCGCCGACATCGAGGCCTCGGGCGGCAAGCCGCTGGACGCGCTCCTGGAGCAGGTGCCCGACGAGTTCGACACCTGGGTGCGCGAGGTGATCGCCCGCCTGGAGGACGCGACGGCCCGCCACGAGCGTGCCGTCGACGAGGCCTACGCGGGCCTCGCGCACCTGGCCGCCGACCGCGGCGCCTTCGCGCGCGCGGTCCAGCAACTGGGCGACCGGAGCATCCGCGCCGCGATGTTCATGCGGCTCGACGGCCGGCCGACCGAGCTCACCTCCTGGCGGCAGGTGCGGCCGGAAACGGGCGACGCGTACGTCACCGACGAGGAGAACACGGCCGTGTCCGAAGCAGTGCCCGGCAGCACGCCCGCCGAGGTGCGCCCGGCACCCGCGCGCCAGGCCGCCCCGCGCGTGCCCGCACCGGCCGCGGACCGGCTCGTGGAAAGCGACCGGCCGGAGGCCCCGCTGCCGGTCGTGCACGTCATGACGGGTCTGCCGGCCTCCGGCAAGACGACCGCGGCGCGCGCCCTCCAGGCGCAGTCCGGCGGCCGGATGCGCCGGGTCAACCTGGACGACCTGCGGAGCATGCTCGACCTGCCGGACCCCGAGCGGGGCCGCTCCTGGGCACACGAGCAGACCGCACTGGCCGTGCAGGACGCGGCGGTCCGCGCGGCCGTCGACGGTGGTTTCGACGTCGTCGTCGACAACACCCACCTGACCAAGCACATTCCGAAGCGCCTCAAGGCGGCGGTCGGCGGACTCGCCACGTTCGTCGTGCACGACTTCACCGACGTCCCGCTGGAGGAGTGCCTGCGCCGGGACGCCGCCCGGGAGAACCAGGTCGGCGAGGAGATCATCCGCGTCCTGGCCGACAAGCACCAGAAGGCCCGCAAGGGCGGCTGGCGGCTGACGGCCGAGTGGCTCAACGGCACGTCCGGCGGGACGGCCGTGCCGCCGGTGCGGGAGTACGTCGCGGACCCGGCGCTGCCCGCCGCGGTCCTGTGCGACATCGACGGCACGCTCGCCCTGACCGGCGACCGCGGGCCGTACGACTTCTCGCGCTGCGAGTTCGACCTGCTCAACGAGCCGGTCCGGCACGCGCTGGACGCCTTCCGGAGGGCCGACGGCGACGTGATCGTGCTGCTGTCGGGTCGGAGCGAGGAGTTCCGCACGCAGACGGAGTCCTGGCTGAGGCGTCACCAGGTCCCGTACGACGAGCTGTGGATGCGCGCGGCGGGCGACACCCGCCGCGACGACCTGGTGAAGGCGGAACTCTTCGACGCGCACGTGCGTCACCGGTACGCGGTACGGGTGTCGCTCGACGACCGGGACCGGGTGGTCGCGGTCTGGCGCCGGATGGGCCTGCCCACCTGGCAGGTCAACTACGGCGACTTCTAG
- a CDS encoding class I SAM-dependent methyltransferase, with product MGQRKSAAEVFDELGERYEEAFGLLPGQLDALDWLIERLPGGARVLDVGSGTGRPTAAALIRAGCAVTGIDVSAAMVELARARVPQARFEQADVRTYTPPPGGFDAVCSFFPLLVMDQPEVAAALDRMASWVAPGGYFVMATVPGDIRGLDIEWMGHEVTVSSLSTEDHLARLTESGLEVLHHHIAPFLPADALAGPEEHLFCYARRP from the coding sequence ATGGGTCAACGCAAGTCGGCGGCAGAGGTGTTCGACGAGCTGGGGGAGCGCTACGAGGAGGCGTTCGGGCTGCTGCCCGGCCAGCTCGACGCCCTCGACTGGCTCATCGAACGGCTGCCCGGTGGAGCCCGCGTGCTGGACGTGGGCAGCGGCACCGGCCGGCCCACCGCCGCGGCACTGATCCGGGCCGGCTGCGCCGTGACCGGCATCGACGTCTCGGCGGCCATGGTCGAACTGGCCCGCGCGAGGGTCCCGCAGGCACGCTTCGAACAGGCCGACGTGCGCACCTACACGCCCCCGCCGGGCGGGTTCGACGCGGTGTGCTCCTTCTTCCCGCTGCTCGTGATGGACCAGCCGGAGGTCGCGGCGGCGCTGGACCGGATGGCGTCCTGGGTCGCGCCGGGCGGGTACTTCGTGATGGCGACGGTCCCCGGCGACATCCGCGGCCTCGACATCGAGTGGATGGGCCACGAGGTCACCGTGAGCAGCCTCTCGACGGAGGACCATCTGGCCAGGCTGACGGAGAGCGGTCTGGAGGTGCTGCACCACCACATCGCCCCCTTCCTCCCCGCCGACGCACTCGCCGGCCCCGAGGAACATCTCTTCTGCTACGCCCGGCGGCCGTGA
- a CDS encoding ABC transporter substrate-binding protein: MAAAGQGEGVHTGQEGSRPRPPDPGHRPPGRPERPRPGRGQGPARRRPAGRGGTHVPRRPALRLPARRVRRPGSGPSGAARLAVALAAVGYRGRTIATQAVHDPLFLQEAGGGAEGWLLVSTAVDPAAAPAARAFDTAFRARYRAPAPPYAAEAYDAVHLLARCAQGLGRAQVGRGDLVPTLRGTRYEGVSKAYAFEQANGTYTGDGLFFYEVASGRFRFLGNRSTAWPV, encoded by the coding sequence CTGGCTGCTGCGGGACAAGGAGAAGGAGTCCACACCGGACAAGAAGGGTCCCGGCCCCGTCCGCCCGATCCTGGCCATCGGCCTCCAGGCCGACCTGAGCGGCCCCGGCCAGGCCGTGGGCAAGGCCCAGCGCGACGGCGCCCTGCTGGCCGTGGAGGAACTCACGTCCCGCGACGACCTGCCCTTCGCCTTCCGGCTCGCCGAGTCCGACGACCGGGGAGCGGCCCCTCCGGCGCGGCCCGCCTCGCCGTTGCCCTGGCCGCGGTCGGCTACCGGGGCCGGACCATCGCCACCCAGGCCGTCCACGACCCCCTCTTCCTCCAGGAAGCGGGCGGGGGCGCCGAGGGCTGGCTGCTGGTCTCCACCGCGGTCGACCCGGCCGCGGCCCCCGCGGCCCGCGCCTTCGACACGGCCTTCCGCGCCCGTTACCGGGCCCCCGCCCCGCCCTACGCGGCCGAGGCCTACGACGCCGTCCACCTCCTGGCCCGGTGCGCGCAGGGCCTGGGCCGCGCCCAGGTCGGCCGCGGCGACCTCGTCCCCACCCTGCGGGGGACCAGGTACGAGGGCGTCTCCAAGGCCTACGCCTTCGAGCAGGCCAACGGCACCTACACGGGCGACGGCCTCTTCTTCTACGAGGTCGCCTCGGGCCGCTTCCGTTTCCTCGGCAACCGCTCCACCGCGTGGCCGGTCTGA